The Candidatus Margulisiibacteriota bacterium genome window below encodes:
- the rsmH gene encoding 16S rRNA (cytosine(1402)-N(4))-methyltransferase RsmH has protein sequence MKYHVPVLAEEVIKYLEPEKGNLVLDCTLGGGGHASIILEKFPNITYYGLDQDKDALNFVKNKLSDKRLRLVHGNFSEVSKIFNKIKFDRVLIDLGVSSFQLDEAKRGFSYMNEGPLDMRMDQSSSKTTAEQILRDYDEERLADIFYEFGEERKSRIIAAEIVRARSIAPLTKTTELVALIHKVIYGGYQQKQSSVKRVFQALRIEVNGELEILEKALIDLWSLLNSKGRILVITFHSLEDRIVKNVFKTLITNGDGLKLTQGAIPPKWAEVKTNSRSKSARLRGIEKK, from the coding sequence ATGAAATATCATGTTCCAGTTTTAGCCGAGGAAGTAATTAAGTATCTTGAGCCTGAAAAGGGAAATCTTGTTTTAGATTGTACTTTAGGTGGCGGTGGTCATGCTTCTATAATATTAGAAAAATTTCCCAATATAACTTATTATGGCTTAGACCAAGACAAGGATGCTTTAAATTTTGTAAAAAATAAACTTTCAGACAAGAGACTAAGGCTAGTTCACGGTAATTTTTCAGAAGTTTCTAAGATTTTTAATAAGATTAAGTTTGATAGAGTTTTAATAGACCTTGGTGTTTCTTCTTTCCAGTTAGACGAAGCTAAACGGGGTTTTTCTTATATGAACGAAGGTCCACTGGATATGAGGATGGATCAGTCCAGTAGCAAGACAACAGCAGAACAGATACTAAGAGACTATGATGAGGAACGTTTAGCAGATATCTTTTACGAGTTTGGTGAGGAAAGGAAAAGTAGGATTATCGCAGCTGAAATTGTCAGGGCGAGAAGCATAGCTCCTTTAACTAAAACAACAGAGTTGGTTGCCCTTATTCATAAAGTTATTTATGGGGGTTATCAACAAAAGCAAAGCTCTGTAAAAAGAGTTTTTCAGGCATTAAGGATAGAGGTCAACGGAGAGCTTGAGATTTTAGAAAAAGCTTTAATTGATTTATGGTCGTTGCTTAATAGTAAAGGTAGAATACTTGTCATAACCTTTCATTCTTTGGAAGACAGGATAGTGAAAAATGTTTTCAAAACTTTGATTACTAACGGTGATGGTTTAAAATTGACCCAAGGGGCAATCCCTCCTAAGTGGGCGGAAGTTAAAACTAACAGTAGGTCAAAAAGTGCAAGATTAAGAGGAATAGAGAAAAAATAA
- a CDS encoding radical SAM protein — protein sequence MQSVTDFIQRHLIKVRKPSQYIAHEMNIVKKDWKEVKAKICLVYPDRYEIGMSNLALQIFYDLINRKSAHVLERCFLPDSDMEEMLKERKVPLFSLESSKALSEFDALAFSFSTELSFTNALLALDLAFIPLLAKDRLAAEEMPIVYAGGGGVSNPLPMSIFFDFIVIGDGEDAFVEIADMIYELKYVKKFSKLQILEEINKKPWAYVPDLGKKVVKRNVYTGFLEEKLLTEPLVPLIDVVHGRFSLEIMKGCPRVCRFCQASYINKPLRIRDKDKLIEQGMKVIEKTGYQELSLSSLSSGDHPQIISLLKELNQECYERQVSLSLPSLRVDSFTDELSFMMNKVRQTGVTIAPEAGSQFLRDVIKKQITEEDILRTAKFASLNSNKSIKMYFMIGLPRETTKDLEELVALVYKIMDYIKPKKNKLIINISNFVPKPFTPFQWCAQDSVEVLEEKLSFFKSNLRHRQMELRWTDTNLSKLESILSRGDEKVAGLVLRAYQNGASFDSWYDRFKYDIWDKSAEELGLDVDKYLKGYDLSEELPWSFIDMVVTKDYLEKEYKSAYAVDNPAVTPISS from the coding sequence ATGCAGAGCGTAACAGATTTTATTCAAAGACATTTAATTAAGGTTAGGAAGCCTTCGCAATATATTGCGCATGAAATGAATATAGTTAAGAAGGATTGGAAAGAGGTAAAGGCTAAGATTTGCTTAGTGTATCCTGATAGGTACGAAATTGGCATGAGCAATTTAGCCTTACAGATATTCTATGATTTAATCAACCGTAAGTCAGCGCATGTATTAGAGCGATGTTTTTTGCCTGACAGCGACATGGAAGAGATGTTAAAGGAAAGGAAAGTTCCTTTATTTTCTTTAGAGTCTAGCAAAGCCCTTAGCGAGTTTGACGCACTTGCTTTTTCTTTTTCTACAGAGCTAAGTTTCACTAATGCTTTGCTCGCTTTAGATCTAGCATTTATTCCATTGCTAGCAAAAGATAGGTTAGCAGCGGAAGAAATGCCTATTGTTTATGCTGGTGGTGGCGGGGTTTCTAATCCTTTGCCTATGAGTATTTTTTTTGATTTTATAGTTATTGGTGATGGTGAAGATGCTTTTGTTGAGATTGCGGATATGATTTATGAGCTTAAATATGTAAAGAAGTTTTCTAAACTGCAAATTTTAGAAGAGATAAACAAAAAACCTTGGGCCTATGTTCCAGATTTGGGTAAGAAGGTTGTTAAAAGGAATGTTTATACTGGTTTTCTAGAGGAAAAACTCCTAACTGAGCCTCTTGTGCCTCTTATTGATGTTGTCCATGGTAGATTTAGCTTGGAAATAATGAAGGGTTGTCCTCGTGTTTGTCGGTTTTGTCAGGCTTCGTACATTAATAAACCATTGAGGATTAGGGATAAAGATAAGTTGATTGAGCAAGGAATGAAGGTAATTGAAAAAACCGGTTATCAGGAGCTATCTTTATCTTCCTTGAGCTCTGGTGACCATCCACAGATCATTTCTTTGCTAAAGGAATTAAATCAGGAATGTTATGAACGACAAGTGTCTTTGAGCCTTCCTTCGTTAAGGGTAGATTCTTTTACTGATGAACTTTCATTTATGATGAATAAAGTTAGACAAACAGGTGTAACTATTGCGCCAGAGGCTGGTAGTCAGTTTTTGCGTGATGTAATAAAAAAGCAAATAACAGAAGAAGATATTTTAAGAACAGCTAAGTTTGCGTCTTTAAATAGTAATAAGAGTATCAAAATGTATTTTATGATTGGTTTACCAAGGGAAACGACCAAAGACTTAGAAGAGTTGGTCGCGTTGGTATATAAAATTATGGATTATATCAAGCCAAAGAAGAATAAATTGATAATTAATATCTCCAATTTTGTTCCTAAACCTTTTACGCCTTTTCAGTGGTGTGCGCAAGATAGCGTGGAAGTGCTAGAGGAGAAGCTTTCATTTTTCAAGTCGAATTTAAGGCATAGACAAATGGAACTAAGATGGACAGATACGAATTTGAGTAAGCTAGAATCTATTCTTAGCCGTGGTGATGAAAAAGTAGCAGGCCTTGTTTTGCGAGCTTATCAGAATGGTGCGAGCTTTGATTCTTGGTATGATCGGTTTAAATATGATATTTGGGATAAATCAGCGGAAGAGCTGGGTTTAGACGTAGACAAGTATTTAAAGGGTTACGATTTAAGTGAAGAGCTCCCTTGGAGTTTTATTGATATGGTTGTTACAAAGGACTATTTAGAAAAAGAGTATAAGTCAGCTTATGCCGTAGATAATCCTGCAGTTACTCCTATATCTTCTTAA
- a CDS encoding phosphoribosyltransferase family protein encodes MYKYSGSVKKMIHALKFEKEKNIAKLFASKMDKAFFDNYDLVIPVPCHWFRTLHRGFFHVRELFGNVPHYKEGIAYRKRNTGVLFKKGRAERERTMKNVFKVRNGNGIMGKRILVVDDIYTSGTTYNEIKKELEKYSPSKVEGLFLCRA; translated from the coding sequence TTGTATAAATATTCGGGTTCAGTCAAGAAAATGATACATGCCTTGAAGTTTGAAAAAGAAAAAAATATAGCAAAGTTGTTTGCTAGCAAAATGGACAAAGCTTTTTTTGATAATTATGACCTTGTGATACCGGTTCCTTGTCATTGGTTTCGAACATTGCACCGAGGATTTTTTCATGTGCGGGAATTGTTTGGGAATGTGCCTCATTACAAAGAAGGCATAGCTTATAGAAAGAGAAACACTGGAGTTTTATTTAAAAAAGGTAGAGCAGAGAGAGAAAGAACCATGAAAAATGTTTTTAAAGTTAGAAATGGTAATGGCATAATGGGAAAAAGAATTCTCGTTGTGGATGATATTTACACATCGGGAACAACGTATAATGAGATCAAAAAGGAACTAGAGAAGTATTCGCCTAGTAAAGTGGAAGGATTGTTTTTATGCAGAGCGTAA